One part of the Hydra vulgaris chromosome 01, alternate assembly HydraT2T_AEP genome encodes these proteins:
- the LOC136075287 gene encoding uncharacterized protein LOC136075287: protein MFKWLQREKFTQNLSRRSLPNIHSSDICQYGYQNKLNWSEVYPSNEPIKKSESTAKLLEKMEKFQMMLQTELFKELKSFEGQLYFSPKARLNRCVPKSENAQRLDRVANNMRRHSSPVVPTTFASSNIEEFKKKDFNIPSFSNVLKFSERNNKCKKDDNEAVDNIVDNVVNKDFDCFDAINCIEHKYQHQKREYENEYNYNNEDLRDKKDVVQIVSENSGLKLRRASSPGFLGIKLKNEQQKSTSLPQVLVENNNNEFTSLTFDDF from the coding sequence atgtttaaatggttGCAGCGTgaaaaatttactcaaaatttATCAAGAAGATCCCTTCCCAATATACACAGTTCTGACATATGTCAATATGgttatcaaaacaaattaaactggAGTGAAGTTTATCCTTCAAATGAACCTATCAAAAAAAGCGAAAGCACGGCTAAACTTCTTGAAAAGATGGAAAAGTTTCAAATGATGCTCCAAACCGAGCTGTTTAAGGAGCTTAAATCGTTTGAAGGGCAACTTTACTTTAGTCCAAAAGCAAGGCTTAATCGTTGTGTGCCGAAATCTGAAAACGCTCAAAGATTAGATCGAGTTGCAAATAATATGCGACGTCATTCATCACCAGTGGTGCCAACAACTTTTGCTTCTTCAAACattgaagaatttaaaaaaaaagattttaatattccTAGTTTTTCTAATGTTCTAAAATTTAGTGAACgcaataataaatgcaaaaaagatGACAACGAGGCTGTTGACAACATTGTTGACAACGTTGTTAACAAAGATTTTGACTGTTTTGATGCAATAAATTGCATTGAACACAAATATCAACACCAAAAACGTGAATACGAAAATGAATACAATTATAATAACGAAGATTTACGCGATAAAAAAGATGTGGTTCAAATTGTTAGTGAAAATAGTGGTTTAAAGTTGCGCAGAGCGTCTTCACCTGGATTTCTTGGAATTAAGCTAAAAAACGAACAACAAAAAAGTACAAGTTTACCACAAGTTCTTGTAGAAAATAACAACAACGAATTCACATCTCTTACTTTTGACGATTTTTAA